Proteins found in one Flavobacterium channae genomic segment:
- a CDS encoding CTP synthase — MNQTKYIFVTGGVTSSLGKGIIAASLAKLLQARGYRTTIQKFDPYINVDPGTLNPYEHGECYVTDDGAETDLDLGHYERFLNVPTSQANNVTTGRVYLSVIEKERRGEFLGKTVQVVPHITNEIKERMQLLGKSGDYDIVITEIGGTVGDIESLPYIESVRQLIWELGENNGIVIHLTLVPYLAAAGELKTKPTQHSVKTLMESGIKADILVCRTEHELSSDLRQKLALFCNVKKEAVIQSIDASTIYEVPNLMLEEGLDRVALKKLDLPEKNSPDLTNWNEFLFRLKNPKHEINIGLVGKYVELQDSYKSILEAFIHAGAANETKVNVISIHSEFLDANSAESQLKDLDGILVAPGFGGRGIEGKIDTVRYARENNIPFFGICLGMQMSVIEYSRNVLGYADANSTEMNENTAHPVINLMEEQKNIENMGGTMRLGAWKCSIKENTLAHKIYGTTEIMERHRHRYEFNGAFLNELEKAGLVASGVNPDTKLVEIVEIPTHPFFIGVQYHPEYKSTVANPHPLFVNFVAAAVQHKNK; from the coding sequence ATGAACCAAACTAAGTACATTTTTGTTACCGGAGGTGTGACTTCTTCTTTAGGAAAAGGTATTATCGCAGCTTCGTTAGCTAAATTATTGCAAGCCAGAGGATACAGAACAACTATTCAAAAGTTTGATCCCTACATCAACGTAGATCCAGGAACATTAAATCCTTACGAACATGGAGAATGTTATGTAACTGATGATGGAGCAGAAACAGATTTAGATTTAGGTCACTATGAGCGTTTTTTAAACGTTCCAACTTCTCAAGCAAACAACGTTACTACAGGAAGAGTATATCTTTCTGTTATTGAAAAAGAGCGTAGAGGAGAATTTTTAGGGAAAACAGTTCAGGTTGTTCCTCATATTACAAACGAAATCAAGGAACGCATGCAGTTGCTTGGTAAATCGGGTGATTATGATATTGTAATTACTGAGATTGGAGGAACAGTTGGAGATATTGAATCATTACCTTACATCGAGTCAGTTCGTCAATTGATTTGGGAATTAGGTGAAAATAACGGAATTGTTATTCATTTAACGTTAGTGCCTTATTTGGCTGCTGCCGGAGAATTGAAAACAAAACCAACTCAGCATTCGGTTAAAACTTTAATGGAAAGTGGTATTAAAGCTGATATTTTAGTTTGTAGAACAGAACATGAATTATCTTCAGATTTACGTCAGAAATTAGCATTGTTCTGTAATGTGAAAAAAGAAGCGGTAATTCAATCAATCGATGCGTCTACTATTTATGAAGTTCCAAATTTAATGTTGGAAGAAGGTTTGGATAGAGTAGCGTTAAAAAAATTAGATTTACCTGAAAAGAATTCTCCAGATTTAACTAACTGGAATGAGTTTTTATTCAGATTGAAAAACCCTAAGCACGAAATCAACATCGGTTTAGTTGGAAAATATGTAGAATTACAAGATTCTTACAAATCAATTTTAGAAGCTTTCATTCATGCTGGTGCTGCAAATGAGACAAAAGTGAATGTAATTTCAATCCATTCTGAGTTTTTAGATGCCAATTCGGCAGAAAGTCAATTAAAAGATTTAGATGGTATACTTGTTGCTCCTGGTTTTGGCGGTCGTGGAATTGAAGGTAAAATCGATACCGTTCGTTATGCAAGAGAAAACAATATTCCATTCTTTGGAATTTGCTTAGGAATGCAAATGTCAGTAATTGAGTATTCGCGTAATGTTTTAGGTTATGCTGATGCCAATTCTACCGAAATGAATGAAAATACAGCTCATCCGGTTATTAATTTAATGGAAGAGCAAAAAAATATTGAAAACATGGGAGGAACCATGCGTTTAGGTGCATGGAAATGTAGTATTAAAGAAAATACGTTGGCACACAAAATCTATGGAACAACAGAGATTATGGAACGTCATCGTCATAGATATGAATTCAATGGTGCGTTTTTGAATGAATTAGAAAAGGCAGGTTTAGTAGCTTCAGGAGTTAATCCAGATACTAAATTGGTTGAAATTGTTGAAATTCCAACTCATCCTTTCTTTATTGGCGTTCAATACCATCCTGAATATAAAAGTACAGTAGCTAATCCACATCCACTTTTTGTGAATTTTGTTGCGGCTGCAGTACAACATAAAAATAAATAA
- a CDS encoding OsmC family protein — protein MATSKVTYLGDLRTSSIHLQSGSEIISDAPLDNNGKGEAFSPTDTVANGLASCMFTVMGIKARDMEFDFSGSTAEVTKIMGTEPRRITEIHVTFNFTINPDEKTKTILERTAMTCPVFYSLHPDIKKEIVFNWK, from the coding sequence ATGGCAACTTCAAAAGTGACTTATTTAGGTGATTTACGCACCTCTTCTATACATTTACAATCGGGTTCTGAAATTATATCCGATGCACCACTAGACAACAACGGAAAAGGTGAAGCTTTTTCTCCAACTGATACTGTTGCAAACGGATTAGCAAGTTGCATGTTTACGGTTATGGGAATCAAAGCACGAGATATGGAATTTGATTTTTCAGGTTCAACGGCAGAAGTAACCAAAATTATGGGAACCGAACCAAGACGAATTACGGAAATTCATGTAACGTTTAATTTCACTATCAATCCCGACGAGAAGACAAAAACAATCTTAGAAAGAACGGCTATGACTTGCCCAGTTTTCTATAGTTTACATCCAGATATTAAAAAAGAAATCGTTTTTAATTGGAAGTAG
- a CDS encoding DUF3820 family protein, whose amino-acid sequence MASNHELLIKLAHTKMPFGKYEGYYLIDLPEYYVVWYANKGFPKGQLGEQLKLVHELKLNGLEQLVRNIRRNFPKK is encoded by the coding sequence ATGGCTTCCAACCACGAACTCCTCATCAAACTCGCACATACTAAAATGCCCTTTGGTAAATACGAAGGCTATTACTTAATCGACCTTCCGGAGTATTATGTGGTTTGGTATGCTAACAAAGGTTTCCCAAAAGGACAATTGGGCGAACAATTAAAATTGGTCCACGAACTCAAGCTAAACGGCTTAGAACAACTCGTTCGAAACATCCGCAGAAACTTTCCAAAAAAATAA